A segment of the Stigmatopora nigra isolate UIUO_SnigA chromosome 15, RoL_Snig_1.1, whole genome shotgun sequence genome:
AGTGTGAGCTTATATTTGCTTTACAGAGACTTACTAACGAATTCAAATGAGTGTGTTAATAGCTTAGAAGACATAACTCGGCGTCAGTGCGCTCTCCAGTGGACAATATAAGTTTTGATACTTTACTTACCATTCAGGATACAATCTTGTACTGTATGTTTGCTCCTCATGTTTATTTAGGCAGTaaggttattatttttttatttattcttagaTTGAAAGTTTTACATGAATTTACTTGTGTTGCAAGGTTAAATACATGCTTAGCAAAAATGATCGCATCTGTAAACTGTTATAATTCATTCTATAATTGTacaaattcaacaaaataatCTTAATACTACATCTTAGAGAATGAGTGTTGAAAATTATGGCTTCTATGTGCACTTAAACTAATTAGAACGCATACACACTGGCAAATttgatatattatttattaataagaCCTCATTCATGGCCATCAGTAATAGCTAAGTTGCTCAATTAGTTGACAGATTTCACccttacacaaaaaaactcagattttattcatttagtgAATATATACCACACAAAAACACCATCAAAATTGAAGTACGTGTCAAAATATGTGCAATTGACATcactttaaattaaaatattgcaaatttCAAAGCTGGGGCTTAGGTTCGACTTATAAAGAAGACCAACCGGaaggaataaaatgtatcaacgATGTATGTAATAAGATTGACACAGGTCAATACAGTGATGACCACTAATAAATTCCACCCACATCTACCTGGAAACATATCACAGTAGCTTGGTCTAGGATTATCCTTTAAACTGTAAAAGGGCCAGATGACAACAGCGGTAATGTACATTAAAACGGCTAATACATTACACACAGTAAGAACTTTGTCAAATGGTGCTGGAAACAGAGATAGAAGTCGGCAGATGGTAAAGATGATGACCAGGAGGGCGAAAATGAAGCAAATGGAATAGAAGGCCACACACCATTGAAGCCCTGGGTAATAATCGTACTTGATGTTTCCTAAACACACGAAGATGATGCAGGCTATGTAGGCTTCCAGGACTTTTAAGAGTCCTGGAACGGTGGAAAGAAATCCGCTGATTTCTCCAGGTCTGCTTCGAGTCAAACCGACCTCGGTGGCgtacaaaataaaa
Coding sequences within it:
- the LOC144208850 gene encoding myeloid-associated differentiation marker homolog encodes the protein MVTLDTKALTSPVGIVRILEVIFTCISFSLALSFFTTNESFWIFCIFTWVFCFAVTLQILFMEFCSVSSRLPISWDDFTTAFAMLATLMELSTSIIFANFYTCSGCPELIAACVTSFLAFILYATEVGLTRSRPGEISGFLSTVPGLLKVLEAYIACIIFVCLGNIKYDYYPGLQWCVAFYSICFIFALLVIIFTICRLLSLFPAPFDKVLTVCNVLAVLMYITAVVIWPFYSLKDNPRPSYCDMFPGRCGWNLLVVITVLTCVNLITYIVDTFYSFRLVFFISRT